From Besnoitia besnoiti strain Bb-Ger1 chromosome X, whole genome shotgun sequence, one genomic window encodes:
- a CDS encoding putative rhoptry kinase family protein ROP34 (encoded by transcript BESB_016940), producing MAPVPGAFLSPTGGLRRGLPLSHFCTHLPRTRFSRALLGCLLVSLYVVGSQPCYPLFSEAAREQAGAPQDSDGDSAAVGSEVQRVAEGYSGHADGRLPQGVSPGLLRRRLKSLVPGFLMRRRIYKALPQIDESQFPEFQEVSSALGTSFLDDARSEVHFFPKPSKSVLNLLSVLQDDVPYGIAIKAIPFGLLDFYLPIMESYIHRMVADEVKFPVFLPLLGVFRSARRRTVYLVFPLYRPLPGMLEIHAKNVNFVLLLAELAVDIRELHERNLTHRDIKEDNFLVDPYGHVVVADLATVEVTDELAYALGTEGYMPPETQAAFVTRSTLMPVRYGEKTDIYSLGKTFVEIASMLDEAGVAIPNKDRFEKLVARMTATSPADRPNIREVMDDSFFEDIDFQQVRERTGRGPFRKLVGADKLREWQRRKREAAAEKAKAENDMN from the exons ATGGCGCCAGTCCCCGGAGCATTTCTCTCTCCCACTGGCGGGCTTCGTCGAGGCCTCCCGCTCTCCCACTTCTGCACGCATCTTCCAAGAACTCGTTTCTCCCGCGCCCTGCTGGGATGCCTCCTTGTCTCTCTGTATGTCGTCGGTAGCCAGCCGTGTTATCCTCTCTTCTCGGAAGCGGCTCGTGAGCAGGCCGGTGCACCACAGGACTCTGATGGCGACTCTGCCGCTGTTGGATCAGAGGTTCAGCGCGTTGCTGAAGGTTACAGTGGACACGCAGACGGACGCCTCCCTCAGGGTGTGAGCCCTGGTCTtctgcgccgacgcctcaAGAGCCTCGTGCCAG GCTTTTTAATGCGGCGGCGAATCTATAAGGCCCTGCCGCAAATTGACGAATCGCAGTTTCCTGAGTTCCAAGAGGTATCCTCTGCTCTGGGGACTAGTTTTCTCGATGATGCGCGCTCGGAAGTCCACTTCTTCCCCAAGCCGTCAAAGAGCGTGTTGAATCTCTTAAGCGTTTTGCAAGACGATGTCCCCTACGGCATCGCCATCAAGGCGATACCCTTCGGCTTGCTGGACTTCTACTTGCCGATCATGGAGTCGTATATCCACCGGATGGTCGCGGACGAGGTCAAGTTTCCGGTTTTTTTGCCGCTCCTTGGAGTCTTCCGGAGTGCCAGGAGGCGCACGGTGTACCTTGTGTTCCCTCTGTACCGGCCGCTGCCTGGCATGTTGGAAATACACGCCAAAAATGTAAACTTTGTCCTTCTTCTGGCCGAACTGGCTGTTGATATCCGGGAGCTGCACGAACGAAATTTAACGCACCGAGACATCAAGGAAGACAACTTCTTGGTGGATCCCTACGGccacgtcgtcgtcgctgacTTGGCGACTGTCGAGGTGACGGACGAGTTGGCTTACGCGCTTGGCACGGAGGGATATATGCCTCCTGAAACGCAGGCGGCATTTGTTACGCGCAGCACGCTCATGCCCGTCCGGTACGGGGAGAAAACAGATATCTACAGCCTCGGAAAGACGTTCGTTGAGATCGCATCTATGTTGGATGAAGCGGGCGTTGCTATACCCAACAAAGATAGATTCGAAAAGTTGGTGGCACGCATGACGGCGACGTCTCCTGCAGATCGGCCGAATATCCGTGAAGTCATGGATGACTCGTTCTTCGAAGATATCGACTTCCAGCAAGTGCGAGAGAGAACAGGCCGGGGGCCGTTCAGGAAGCTGGTCGGTGCGGACAAACTCAGAGAgtggcagcggcggaagcgagaggcagctgcggagaaaGCCAAGGCAGAGAACGACATGAATTaa
- a CDS encoding hypothetical protein (encoded by transcript BESB_016930): MVLQRIPAYHRYSRNSPAVQGRSLRRRCLAAH; the protein is encoded by the coding sequence ATGGTTCTCCAGCGAATTCCCGCCTACCATCGCTACTCCAGAAACTCGCCTGCAGTGCAAGGTCGCTCACTGAGGAGGAGGTGTCTGGCAGCGCATTAA